A single genomic interval of Nerophis ophidion isolate RoL-2023_Sa linkage group LG11, RoL_Noph_v1.0, whole genome shotgun sequence harbors:
- the ubxn11 gene encoding UBX domain-containing protein 11 isoform X5 codes for MKVKIPDGNPSLAVASPTQPSDVDTTSSKTQIKGASSSDGMLMSAMMQRITWLERKVRSQKEEMVQKEHTISLLKEQLKAHEKPESGDVEICCSFKRKSQQLQHQVNEMVSFLNDYGLIWVGDKKQGDAAVQTSSLTGDSGARTFHLDFDLVLKRIKELNILAGEGESFIQSTRRGAQLARKDPVQLRLYKNGIVMFEGPFRSYQEDSTQQCMQDLMEGYFPSELQSRYPDGVPFEVHDRRDEEFVPIRPWETFPGKGQTVCEKKEASSWGMKALGTNQFLKRLPTFVVKAGRVVDVRDSVCRILQGSSNICNSNSVILVDTPAVQANKDRLKTPTSDRPSSGPKIITLKVKSEDGNCTYLLKMGLNETVGHLRQHLDSQRGHDLAGYDIISAYPQRHYADDCQTLRSCGLTTNVTLLLRGNGQMIDKCLI; via the exons GTGCTTCGTCAAGCGATGGTATGCTGATGTCTGCCATGATGCAGCGAATTACCTGGCTGGAGAGGAAGGTTAGAAGCCAGAAAGAAGAGATGGTGCAAAAG GAACACACAATTTCATTGTTGAAGGAGCAACTGAAGGCTCACGAAAAGCCAG AAAGTGGCGATGTTGAAATCTGCTGCAGCTTTAAGAGAAAGTCCCAACAGCTGCAGCACCAAGTAAATGAAATGGTG AGCTTCCTCAATGACTATGGTTTGATTTGGGTGGGGGACAAGAAGCAAGGTGATGCAGCAGTACAAACAAGCTCACTTACAG GGGACTCAGGGGCCAGGACTTTCCACTTGGATTTTGACCTGGTGCTAAAGAGGATCAAGGAGCTGAATATCCTGGCAGGAGAGGGTGAATCATTCATACAATCCACACGCAGGGGGGCACAGTTGGCTCGGAAGGACCCTGTGCAACTGAGACTCTACAAAAATGGCATTGTAATGTTTGAAGGACCTTTCCGCTCCTACCAGGAGGACAGCACCCAG CAATGTATGCAGGATTTGATGGAGGGCTATTTTCCATCTGAGCTTCAAAGCAGATATCCAGATGGTGTGCCTTTTGAG GTCCATGACAGACGAGACGAGGAGTTTGTCCCCATTCGCCCATGGGAGACATTTCCTGGCAAAGGACAGACTGTATGCGAGAAAAAAGAGGCATCATCTTGGG GTATGAAGGCATTAGGCACAAACCAGTTCCTGAAAAGgctacccacatttgtggtaaaGGCGGGTCGAGTGGTTGACGTCAGGGACTCGGTGTGCAGAATCTTACAA GGTTCATCTAACATCTGCAACAGCAACTCAGTGATCCTCGTGGATACACCAGCAGTGCAAGCAAACAAGGACAG GCTGAAGACACCCACCTCTGACAGACCTTCTTCTGGCCCTAAAATCATCACGCTCAAGGTGAAGTCAGAAGACGGCAATTGCACGTACCTCCTAAAAATGGGCCTTAACGAGACTGTGGGTCACCTACGGCAACACCTGGACTCACAGAG GGGTCATGACCTGGCTGGCTATGACATTATCAGCGCGTACCCTCAGCGTCACTACGCTGACGACTGCCAAACACTTAGGTCTTGTGGGCTCACAACTAATGTCACTCTTCTTCTGCGAGGAAACGGGCAAATGATAGATAAATGCCTTATCTAA